CAAGTATCGGAGCGGCAGAGATTGTTCATGCAGCAGCTAGAGGAGAGAAGTTCGTAACTATTTTTATAAATAACACAACGTATGGAATGACAGGTGGTCAGATGGCACCGACAACTCTAATAAACCAGAAGACAACGACATCCCAAAGTGGAAGAGACCCAGAGGTTCAAGGGTATCCAGTGCATATGTCTGAGATGTTATCGACTTTGAGTGGAAGTTACTACATTGAAAGATGCTCGGTTCATGACCCTGTGAATATAAGAAAAACAAAAAAAGCTATAAAGAAAGCCTTTCAACTACAACTAGAAGGAAAAGGGTTCTCTATGATTGAGATACTATCGACATGCCCAACGAACTGGGGACAAACACCCGCAGATTCATTGAAATGGCTAAAGGATGGTGTGATGAATGTATTCCCACTAGGAGTTTTCAAAGATAGAAGTGAGGAGGGGAAAAATGGATGATTTCATAATATGTTCAGGCTTTGGAGGGCAAGGGGTTATGTCGATGGGACAGATTCTTGCATACTCGGGAATGATAGAGAATAAAGAGGTTTCATGGTTACCATCTTATGGACCCGAGATGAGAGGGGGAACAGCTAACTGCTCGGTGATACTTTCAGATGAACCCATCGGGTCACCAGTTATAACAAATAACGCAACAGTTCTTATAGCTATGAATCTACCCTCGCTGAAAAAGTTTCAGGACTCACTTTTAGAAAATGGAACTCTTTTGGTGAACTCATCTCTTGTGAAAGAGGAGAGTGATAGAGAGGATATAAAAATATATAAAATACCAGCAAATGATTTAGCTCATGAGCAGTGTGCAAATTTAAAAGTAGCTAATATGGTTATGTTAGGAGCGTATTTAGAGATATCGAAGAGTTTGAAAGATGAAAGTGTGTTACATGGGTTTTTAAAGATTTTTGGAGAGAGAAAAGCTGATCTTTTACCTATAAATGAAAAGGCTCTTCAGGTTGGAAGAGAGTATATAAAAAATAACTACTAGGGAGAAGAGGAAATATGAGAGAGTTTAATATCTTAGTTATCAATCCAGGATCGACATCAACGAAAATTGCATATTTTAGGAATGGAGTTGAGAAGTTAAAACGTGAGTTACACCATGAGAGTAGTTTTTTGAAAACTTTGGATTACGAGGGTGAGTTGGAGTATAGATACTCTTTGATTAGAGAGTTACCGATAGAGTGGGAGAGCTTAGAGGCGGTTGTTGGAAGGGGTGGACTTTTAAAACCGCTAAAGAGTGGAACGTATTCTGTGAATGAAAAAATGATAGATGATTTACGAAGTGAGTTTTATGGAAAGCACGCTTCGAATTTAGGTGGTATTTTAGCTAAAAAGATAGCGGATGAGTTTAAAATACCATCGTATATAGTGGACCCTGTGGTTGTGGATGAGATGAGTGAACTAGCTAAGGTGTCAGGAATGCCTGAGCTGGTTCGTCGATCGGTATTCCACGCTTTAAACCAAAAGGGTGTGCTAAAAAATTATTGTAAGAAGATGGGGATCGATTACAATAGCAATACCTTTATAGCTGTACATATGGGTGGTGGAATTTCGGTTGGGCTTCATAAAAATGGAGAGGTCGTAGATGTGAATAACGCTTTGGATGGAGATGGGCCCTTCACTCCAGAGCGTGCTGGGACTCTACCAATCGGAGATTTTTTTAAACTGTATTATGCTGGTAAACACTCAAAGGAGTTTTTACTGCGACGGCTAAAAGGGGATGGTGGAATCTCTGCGTACCTAGGAACTAACAATGTGAAAGAGGTTATGGACAGGGTTTTAAGTGGAGATGAAAAAGCTAAAAAAATTATAGATGCGATGTGTTATCAGATAGCTAAGGAGATAGGAGGTCTTGCTGCTGTTGCAGAGGGATGTGTCGATGCTATTATTTTAACTGGTGGAATGGCGTATTCGGATTATATCTGTGAGGAGATAACGAAACGGGTGGCTTTTATAGCTGAAGTTGTACGTGTTCCGGGAGAGTTTGAGATGCAGTCGCTATATGATGGTGGAGCTAGAGTTTTAAATGGTATTGAGGATGTGAAGGAGTATATTTGAATTGAATAGGTAGATTGAGCTTGGTAATCCTACGGGAGCCAAGCTCTTTTTTATTTTTTAGTTGATTTTTGTCTAAGAAAGGTTTATAATTCAATTAACGATTAGAAAAAGTGGATACACTATAAAAAGAGAGAGGAAACCGAGACCTTTCTCTTTTTTAATTTATTAACGAAATATCGTTAATATTTGAAAAGTTAACGATATTTTGATAAAATGTAGCTGAGGTGGTTTTATGAATTTTAGAGAATATTTAAAAGAAAAAGGAGTTTCGTTGCTCAAAGTATCAAAAGAAACGGGGATTCCATACTCAACCTTAGTTACAGCAATTGAAAAACCAGAGAGTATGAGAGTTGAAAATCTAATAAAATTATCACAGTATTTAGATAAAAATTTAGATGAAGTCTTTAATATGTTAAGTCAAAAGAAAGAGAAAACATTAGCTCAAATATTGAAAGAACAAAAAGATATGAAGTTAAAAGGCAATCTTTATCATTTTACGCAGATAAAATTTGCATATAATACGAATAGAATAGAGGGAAGTAGGTTGAGTGAGGATGAAACAAGATTTATTTTTGAAACAAATACACTCATACCCAATGGAAATTCTCAAAATGTAGATGATGTAGTTGAAACAGCTAACCACTTTGGTCTTTTTGATGCTTTATTAGATAGAGTAGACCATATTTTAAGTGAAGATTTAATAAAAGATTATCACAGAATTTTGAAATCAGGAACAGAGGATTCAAGAAAAGATTGGTTTAATGTAGGAGAGTATAAAACTTTGCCAAATGAGGTTGGTGGGCAGGAGACAACTAAGCCAAAAGATGTGGGAAAAGAGATGAGAAAGCTTTTGATTAACTATAACTCTATAGATGAGATAAAGTTGAAAGATATTATAGAGTTTCATTATAGATTTGAAAAGATTCATCCGTTCCAAGATGGAAATGGTAGAGTTGGAAGGGCTATTATGTTTAAAGAGTGCTTAAGAAATAATGTAGTTCCATTTATAATTGAGGATAGTTTCAAGGCCTTTTATTACAGGGGATTATCTAAGTATGAAGAGGAAAAGGGGTTTTTAGAAGA
This genomic window from Cetobacterium sp. ZOR0034 contains:
- a CDS encoding thiamine pyrophosphate-dependent enzyme — encoded protein: MESIYKRSAGLTDVPTHYCPGCTHGIVHKLVAETLEELGVIGDTVGVAPVGCAVLAYKYFNTDMHEASHGRAPAVASGIKRVLPDKVVFTYQGDGDLASIGAAEIVHAAARGEKFVTIFINNTTYGMTGGQMAPTTLINQKTTTSQSGRDPEVQGYPVHMSEMLSTLSGSYYIERCSVHDPVNIRKTKKAIKKAFQLQLEGKGFSMIEILSTCPTNWGQTPADSLKWLKDGVMNVFPLGVFKDRSEEGKNG
- the buk gene encoding butyrate kinase, which gives rise to MREFNILVINPGSTSTKIAYFRNGVEKLKRELHHESSFLKTLDYEGELEYRYSLIRELPIEWESLEAVVGRGGLLKPLKSGTYSVNEKMIDDLRSEFYGKHASNLGGILAKKIADEFKIPSYIVDPVVVDEMSELAKVSGMPELVRRSVFHALNQKGVLKNYCKKMGIDYNSNTFIAVHMGGGISVGLHKNGEVVDVNNALDGDGPFTPERAGTLPIGDFFKLYYAGKHSKEFLLRRLKGDGGISAYLGTNNVKEVMDRVLSGDEKAKKIIDAMCYQIAKEIGGLAAVAEGCVDAIILTGGMAYSDYICEEITKRVAFIAEVVRVPGEFEMQSLYDGGARVLNGIEDVKEYI
- a CDS encoding 2-oxoacid:acceptor oxidoreductase family protein, translated to MDDFIICSGFGGQGVMSMGQILAYSGMIENKEVSWLPSYGPEMRGGTANCSVILSDEPIGSPVITNNATVLIAMNLPSLKKFQDSLLENGTLLVNSSLVKEESDREDIKIYKIPANDLAHEQCANLKVANMVMLGAYLEISKSLKDESVLHGFLKIFGERKADLLPINEKALQVGREYIKNNY
- a CDS encoding Fic family protein → MLSQKKEKTLAQILKEQKDMKLKGNLYHFTQIKFAYNTNRIEGSRLSEDETRFIFETNTLIPNGNSQNVDDVVETANHFGLFDALLDRVDHILSEDLIKDYHRILKSGTEDSRKDWFNVGEYKTLPNEVGGQETTKPKDVGKEMRKLLINYNSIDEIKLKDIIEFHYRFEKIHPFQDGNGRVGRAIMFKECLRNNVVPFIIEDSFKAFYYRGLSKYEEEKGFLEETCLAMQDNYKEVIKRFLQKFDF